The following nucleotide sequence is from Mycobacterium sp. Z3061.
CCACAACCATCATGGTGACGCCGGACGCCTCCCAGGCCACGATCTGCTTACGCACGTAGTCCAAGTCGCCGACGATCATGGCGTCGTCGACCAACTCGTCCGGAATGACCTTGGCCGCCTCGTCCTTGCGGTTGGACCGGAACAACTTCGTCACCTCGTCGACCACCTCGGAGTAGCCCATGCGGCGGTAGACGTCGGCGTGGAAGTTGGTGTCCTCGGCGCCCATGCCGCCCATGTAGAGCGCCAAGTACGGCTTGACCGCCTCGAAAGTCCCGGCGCGGTCCTCGGTCACCACCACCTGCGCCGTCGCGCACACCTCGAAGTCCTCGCGGCTGCGGCGGGCACCGGGCCGGGCGAATCCCTCGTCCAACCATTCGTTGTAGGTGTCCGCCATTCGCGGCGAATAGAAGATGGGCAACCAGCCGTCGCAGATCTCGGCCGCCAACGCCACGTTCTTCGGGCCTTCCGCACCCAGCATGATCGGGATGTCGGCGCGTAACGGGTGGGTGATCGGCTTCAACGCCTTACCCAAACCCGTTGTGCCCTCACCGGTCAGCGGTAACGGGTAGTGCGGTCCGTCGCTGGTCACCGGCTTCTCCCGGGCCCAGACCTGGCGCACGATGTCGATGTATTCACGGGTGCGGGCCAGCGGTTTGGGGAACCGGGCCCCGTACCAGCCTTCGACCACCTGCGGCCCGGACACACCCAGGCCGAGGATGTGCCGGCCGCCCGACAGATGGTCCAGCGTCAGCGCGGCCATCGCGCAGGCGGTAGGCGTGCGGGCGGAAAGCTGTACCACCGAGGTGCCCAGGCGCACCCGCTGCGTCTCCCGGCCCCACCAGGCCAGCGGCGTGTAGGCGTCCGAGCCCCACGCCTCGGCGGTGAACACGGCGTCGAATCCCGCTTCCTCGGCGGCCGCGACGAGCTCGGCGTGGTTCTCCGGCGGCTGAGCGCCCCAATACCCCAGTTGCAACCCGAGCTTCATAGCGCGCCTCCCGAAGACCTTCCAATGGACCTAGTTGAAACCATTCTTAGAACCTGTTCTACTCGAATGCGTGACAGCCAGTTCAAGCGGCCCGGCCCTGATCGATCACCCTGAGCCGCCCCTCTCCGCACCGTTGACATTGGCCTTCGACTACACCCGTTCGGTCGGTCCCACGCTAGGCCAGTTTTTCACCGCACTGCGTGAGCGCCGCGTTCTGGGAGTACGCGGCTCCGATGGCCGGGTACATGTACCGCCGCCGGAATACGACCCGGTGACCTACGAACCGCTGGGCGAGATGGTACCGGTGGAAAGCGTCGGCACCGTGGTCTCCTGGACCTGGCAGCCCGCGCCGATCGGCGGCGAACCGCTGGACCGGCCGTTCGCGTGGGCGCTGA
It contains:
- a CDS encoding LLM class F420-dependent oxidoreductase gives rise to the protein MKLGLQLGYWGAQPPENHAELVAAAEEAGFDAVFTAEAWGSDAYTPLAWWGRETQRVRLGTSVVQLSARTPTACAMAALTLDHLSGGRHILGLGVSGPQVVEGWYGARFPKPLARTREYIDIVRQVWAREKPVTSDGPHYPLPLTGEGTTGLGKALKPITHPLRADIPIMLGAEGPKNVALAAEICDGWLPIFYSPRMADTYNEWLDEGFARPGARRSREDFEVCATAQVVVTEDRAGTFEAVKPYLALYMGGMGAEDTNFHADVYRRMGYSEVVDEVTKLFRSNRKDEAAKVIPDELVDDAMIVGDLDYVRKQIVAWEASGVTMMVVGARSVEQVRDLAALT